The following proteins are encoded in a genomic region of Nicotiana sylvestris chromosome 4, ASM39365v2, whole genome shotgun sequence:
- the LOC138889835 gene encoding uncharacterized protein: MDPQPYASQNIIPPKPSDIDQDIPKHNNLMIKPTFKEMLTISNPMLFTPCDNHPDMEFPKFGSEKHMVDHSTLTQTRGIKFISLAEEEKQGIYEPWKNSIIVKLVGKHILHHYLKKQIQEIWRPMEDFQLIDLGEDYYISKFKRKENMDKVVQQGSWFIDGHFLSITRWKPNFVATKEKVTKSAVWVRLRQLPTEFYDGKILEKIGNAIGRLLKIDGCTSTTLRGRYARLCVELPLEITVQPFLYVGHHKQIIHYERENFLRKNCGQLGHIAKQCTYILHSTKDNVEPNIGAINNNKGKGKSRRMENSVFY, from the coding sequence ATGGATCCCCAGCCATATGCATCTCAAAACATAATACCACCCAAACCCTCAGACATTGATCAAGATATTCCCAAACATAACAACCTTATGATCAAACCAACTTTCAAAGAAATGTTAACCATCTCTAATCCAATGCTCTTCACACCTTGTGATAACCACCCCGACATGGAATTCCCAAAATTTGGCTCAGAAAAACATATGGTTGATCACTCAACATTAACACAAACACGAGGTATTAAATTCATCTCGCTCGCAGAAGAAGAGAAGCAAGGAATTTATGAACCATGGAAAAATTCTATCATTGTGAAACTAGTGGGGAAACACATATTACACCACTACTTAAAgaaacaaattcaagaaatatggAGGCCAATGGAAGATTTCCAATTGATTGATCTCGGAGAAGACTACTACATAAGTAAATTCAAGAGAAAGGAGAATATGGATAAAGTTGTACAACAAGGGTCTTGGTTCATCGATGGGCACTTTCTCTCCATTACAAGATGGAAACCAAATTTTGTAGCTACAAAAGAGAAAGTGACTAAATCGGCAGTATGGGTTAGACTCCGTCAATTGCCTACAGAATTTTACGATGGGAAAATTCTTGAAAAAATTGGAAATGCAATTGGCCGTCTACTGAAAATAGATGGTTGTACATCAACCACCTTGAGGGGTCGCTATGCAAGACTGTGTGTGGAGCTTCCGTTGGAAATCACAGTCCAACCCTTTCTCTATGTTGGCCACCACAAACAAATAATCCATTATGAAAGAGAAAATTTTCTTCGTAAAAATTGTGGACAACTGGGACACATAGCAAAACAATGTACTTATATTTTACATAGTACCAAAGACAATGTGGAACCAAACATAggagcaatcaacaacaacaaaggcAAAGGAAAATCAAGAAGAATGGAAAACAGTGTCTTTTACTAA